TAGAAAGCCAGCTGCAAGAATCCCAACATAAGTTAATGGAAACCCAACTGGCCCTGTTAAAATCTAATGCCGTGCAACAAACGTTAACCGTTAAATTTGATACCCAACAACAAGCACTAGAAGATAAAGTGTCTGTATTAGAGAATGCAGAAATTCGTTTAAAAACGCAGTTTGAAAACCTCGCCAACAAAATATTCGAAGAACGTAGTGAAAAGCTGCAAAACCAGAACTCTCAACATCTGGATGCTGTGTTAGCCCCTTTTAAACAGCAACTAGAGGGGTTTCGAAAACAAGTTCAAGAATCCTACACCAATGAGCAATCCGAACGCAGTGCATTTAAGCACCAGCTAGAATCACTCAAGGCCCTCAATCAACAGATGAGTCAAGATGCCGTCAACCTTACCAAGGCACTCAAGGGTGACAATAAGCAGCAAGGTAACTGGGGTGAGGTGATTTTAGAGCGTGTACTGCAAGAGAGTGGTTTACGTGAAGGCCATGAGTATGACACGCAAACTGAACTTAAAGATGATGATGGTAAGCGTTTCAAACCCGATGTTATCGTTCATCTACCTGAAAATAAAGATGTCGTTATAGATGCTAAGATGTCATTGGTCGCCTATGAGCGTTATTTCAACAGTGATGATCAAGCCATCAAGACACAAGCACTTAAAGATCATGTCCTCTCAGTTCGGGGACACATCAAGGGCCTGAGTCAAAAAAACTATCAAAAGCTTCATGGACTCACCAGCCTAGATTACGTGCTTATGTTTATCCCCCTAGAGCCTGCATTTTTACTCGCATTAGAACATGACCCTAGCCT
This portion of the Shewanella violacea DSS12 genome encodes:
- the rmuC gene encoding DNA recombination protein RmuC, producing MPTNLPVSLPEIIVLSAVAFLFLLIGALLNQRLTRQKWQDVKHRLIEQYQEQIDESKIEIGHRDSLLFDKESQLDALYAKVEHNLSALGQAQAESNRLPHLESQLQESQHKLMETQLALLKSNAVQQTLTVKFDTQQQALEDKVSVLENAEIRLKTQFENLANKIFEERSEKLQNQNSQHLDAVLAPFKQQLEGFRKQVQESYTNEQSERSAFKHQLESLKALNQQMSQDAVNLTKALKGDNKQQGNWGEVILERVLQESGLREGHEYDTQTELKDDDGKRFKPDVIVHLPENKDVVIDAKMSLVAYERYFNSDDQAIKTQALKDHVLSVRGHIKGLSQKNYQKLHGLTSLDYVLMFIPLEPAFLLALEHDPSLVNYALEFNIMLVSPTNLLVALRTINNIWRYEYQNQNAQRIAKQAGKIYDKLCGYIEDMEKLGRAIETAEKSYSNAMSKLSSGKGNLVRQAHQMQQLGVDTSKKIDQRLLDNALSDYPAVSESKIKLVSE